Proteins found in one Pseudomonas mosselii genomic segment:
- the exaC gene encoding acetaldehyde dehydrogenase ExaC: MRYAHPGTEGAKVSFKSRYGNYIGGEFVPPVKGEYFTNTSPVNGQPIAEFPRSGAEDIEKALDAAHAAADAWGRTSVQDRSNVLLRIADRIEQNLELLAITETWDNGKPIRETLNADIPLAVDHFRYFAGCIRAQEGGAAEINETTVAYHIHEPLGVVGQIIPWNFPLLMAAWKLAPALAAGNCVVLKPAEQTPLGITVLLELIGDLLPKGVLNVVQGYGREAGEALATSKRIAKIAFTGSTPVGAHIMKCAAENIIPSTVELGGKSPNVYFEDIMQAEPAFIDKAAEGMVLAFFNQGEVCTCPSRALVQESIYPQFMEVVMKKVLQIKRGDPLDTDTMVGAQASQQQFEKIQSYLKIAQEEGAELLTGGKVEQLEGALASGYYIQPTLLKGNNKMRVFQEEIFGPVVSVTTFKDEAEALAIANDTEFGLGAGVWTRDINRAYRMGRGIKAGRVWTNCYHLYPAHAAFGGYKKSGVGRETHKMMLDHYQQTKNLLVSYDINPLGFF, from the coding sequence ATGCGTTACGCACATCCCGGTACCGAGGGCGCGAAGGTTTCCTTCAAGAGCCGCTACGGCAACTACATCGGTGGTGAGTTCGTTCCTCCGGTAAAGGGTGAGTACTTCACCAACACCTCGCCAGTGAACGGCCAGCCGATCGCCGAATTCCCCCGTTCCGGCGCCGAAGACATCGAAAAGGCCCTCGACGCCGCCCATGCCGCCGCCGACGCCTGGGGCCGCACCTCGGTACAGGACCGCTCCAACGTCCTGCTGCGCATCGCCGACCGCATCGAGCAGAACCTCGAACTGCTGGCCATCACCGAGACCTGGGACAACGGCAAGCCGATCCGCGAAACCCTCAACGCCGACATCCCGCTGGCGGTCGATCACTTCCGCTACTTCGCCGGCTGCATCCGCGCCCAGGAAGGCGGCGCCGCCGAGATCAACGAAACCACCGTGGCCTACCACATCCACGAGCCACTGGGCGTGGTCGGGCAGATCATCCCGTGGAACTTCCCGCTGCTGATGGCCGCCTGGAAGCTGGCCCCGGCCCTGGCCGCCGGCAACTGCGTGGTGCTCAAGCCGGCCGAGCAGACGCCGCTGGGCATCACCGTGCTGCTGGAGCTGATCGGCGACCTGTTGCCCAAGGGCGTGCTCAACGTGGTGCAAGGCTATGGCCGCGAGGCCGGTGAAGCCCTGGCCACCAGCAAGCGCATCGCCAAGATCGCCTTCACCGGCTCCACCCCGGTCGGCGCGCACATCATGAAATGCGCGGCCGAAAACATCATCCCGTCCACCGTCGAACTGGGCGGCAAGTCGCCCAACGTCTACTTCGAGGACATCATGCAGGCCGAGCCTGCCTTCATCGACAAGGCCGCCGAAGGCATGGTGCTGGCGTTCTTCAACCAGGGCGAGGTGTGCACCTGCCCGTCGCGCGCCCTGGTGCAGGAGTCGATCTACCCGCAGTTCATGGAAGTGGTGATGAAGAAGGTCCTGCAGATCAAGCGCGGCGACCCGCTGGACACCGACACCATGGTCGGCGCCCAGGCATCCCAGCAGCAGTTCGAGAAGATCCAGTCGTACCTGAAGATTGCCCAGGAAGAAGGCGCCGAGCTGCTCACCGGCGGCAAGGTGGAGCAGCTCGAAGGCGCGCTGGCCAGCGGGTACTACATCCAGCCGACCCTGCTCAAGGGCAACAACAAGATGCGTGTGTTCCAGGAAGAGATCTTCGGCCCGGTGGTCAGCGTCACCACCTTCAAGGACGAAGCCGAGGCCCTGGCCATCGCCAACGACACCGAGTTCGGCCTCGGTGCCGGCGTGTGGACCCGCGACATCAACCGCGCCTATCGCATGGGCCGCGGTATCAAGGCCGGCCGCGTGTGGACCAACTGCTACCACCTGTACCCGGCGCATGCCGCGTTCGGTGGCTACAAGAAGTCCGGCGTCGGCCGCGAAACCCACAAGATGATGCTCGACCACTACCAGCAGACCAAGAACCTGCTGGTGAGCTACGACATCAACCCGCTGGGCTTCTTCTAA
- the eat gene encoding ethanolamine permease, producing MPSDHSGSAPASSSVDFEKVGSDYFQQRELKKGAAGWVLLVGLGVAYVISGDYAGWNFGLAQGGWGGMFLATLLMATMYLCMCFSLAELSSMIPTAGGGYGFARSAFGPWGGFLTGTAILIEYAIAPAAIAVFIGAYCQSLFGIGGWMIYLAFYIVFIGIHIFGVGEALKLMFIITAVAAIALAVFLIGMVPHFDAANLFDIAKTDAVGASSFLPFGYVGVWAAIPYAIWFFLAVEGVPLAAEETKNPKRDLPRGLIGAMLVLLAFALLILVVGPGGAGSEALKASGNPLVEALSKAYGGSTWMGGFVNLVGLAGLIASFFSIIYAYSRQIFALSRAGYLPRKLSETNKSKAPVLALVIPGIIGFALSLTGQGDLLILVAVFGATLSYVLMMAAHITLRIRRPKMERPYRTPGGIFTSGVALVLACIAVVAGFLVDPRVVIGAAVIYAVLIAYFAFYSRHHLVAGTPEEEFAAIQKAEEALH from the coding sequence ATGCCAAGCGATCATTCCGGCAGCGCGCCGGCGAGCTCCTCCGTCGACTTCGAAAAAGTCGGATCGGACTATTTCCAGCAACGTGAACTGAAAAAAGGCGCCGCCGGCTGGGTCCTGCTGGTGGGCCTGGGCGTGGCCTACGTGATTTCCGGCGACTACGCCGGGTGGAACTTCGGCTTGGCCCAGGGCGGCTGGGGCGGCATGTTCCTCGCCACCCTGCTGATGGCCACCATGTATTTGTGCATGTGCTTCTCCCTGGCCGAACTGTCGTCGATGATCCCCACCGCTGGCGGCGGCTATGGCTTCGCCCGCAGCGCCTTCGGTCCCTGGGGCGGGTTCCTCACCGGCACGGCGATACTCATCGAGTACGCTATTGCCCCCGCGGCCATCGCCGTGTTCATCGGCGCCTACTGCCAGTCGTTGTTCGGCATCGGCGGCTGGATGATCTACCTGGCCTTCTACATCGTGTTCATCGGCATCCATATCTTCGGGGTGGGCGAGGCGCTGAAGCTGATGTTCATCATCACCGCCGTCGCCGCCATCGCCCTGGCGGTGTTCCTGATCGGCATGGTGCCCCATTTCGATGCAGCCAACCTGTTCGACATCGCCAAGACCGACGCAGTCGGTGCCAGCAGCTTCCTGCCGTTCGGCTATGTGGGGGTGTGGGCGGCGATTCCCTACGCGATCTGGTTCTTCCTCGCGGTCGAGGGCGTGCCGCTGGCCGCTGAAGAGACCAAGAACCCGAAACGCGATCTGCCCCGCGGCCTGATCGGCGCGATGCTGGTGCTGCTGGCCTTCGCCCTGCTGATTCTGGTGGTCGGCCCCGGCGGCGCCGGCTCCGAAGCCCTCAAGGCCTCGGGCAACCCGCTGGTCGAGGCACTGTCCAAGGCCTACGGCGGCTCCACCTGGATGGGCGGCTTCGTCAACCTGGTGGGCCTGGCCGGCCTGATCGCTAGTTTCTTCTCGATCATCTACGCCTATTCGCGGCAGATCTTCGCGCTTTCCCGTGCCGGCTACCTGCCGCGCAAGCTGTCGGAAACCAACAAGAGCAAGGCCCCGGTGCTGGCCCTGGTGATCCCCGGCATCATCGGCTTCGCCCTGTCGCTGACCGGCCAGGGCGACCTGCTGATCCTGGTGGCGGTGTTCGGCGCGACGTTGTCCTACGTGCTGATGATGGCCGCGCACATCACCCTGCGCATCCGCCGCCCGAAAATGGAGCGTCCGTATCGCACGCCCGGCGGCATCTTCACCTCGGGCGTTGCCCTGGTGCTGGCCTGCATCGCCGTGGTCGCCGGGTTCCTGGTCGATCCAAGGGTGGTGATTGGCGCTGCAGTGATCTATGCAGTATTAATTGCCTACTTTGCTTTCTACAGCCGTCACCACCTGGTGGCCGGTACCCCGGAAGAGGAATTCGCCGCGATCCAGAAGGCCGAAGAGGCCCTGCACTGA
- a CDS encoding ethanolamine ammonia-lyase subunit EutB → MASFTHTVGHQVYRFDSLKEVMAKASPARSGDYLAGVAASNDGERVAAQMALANIPLKHFLNEALIPYEQDEVTRLIVDTHDPQAFAAVSHLTVGGLRDWLLSEQADEHSLRALAPGLTPEMAAAVSKIMRVQDLVLVAQKIRVVTAFRGTMGLRGRLSTRLQPNHPTDEPAGIAASILDGLLYGNGDAMIGINPATDSIASICALLEMLDAIIQRYDIPTQSCVLTHVTTSIEAINRGMPLDLVFQSIAGTEAANAGFGINLNVLQEGYEAGLSLKRGKVGQNLMYFETGQGSALSSNAHHGVDQQTCETRAYAVARHFKPFLVNTVVGFIGPEYLYNGKQIIRAGLEDHFCGKLLGVPMGCDICYTNHAEADQDDMDTLLTLLGVAGINFIMGIPGSDDIMLNYQTTSFHDALYARQTLGLKPGPEFEAWLERTGIFTQADGRIRFGDNLPPAFRQALAQLA, encoded by the coding sequence ATGGCAAGTTTCACGCATACGGTGGGCCACCAGGTCTACCGCTTCGACAGCCTCAAAGAGGTGATGGCCAAGGCCAGTCCGGCGCGCTCTGGCGACTACCTGGCAGGGGTCGCCGCCAGCAACGACGGCGAGCGGGTGGCGGCGCAGATGGCCCTGGCCAACATCCCGCTCAAGCACTTCCTCAACGAGGCGCTGATTCCCTATGAACAGGACGAAGTCACCCGCCTGATCGTCGACACCCACGACCCGCAAGCTTTCGCTGCGGTCAGCCATCTGACCGTCGGTGGGCTGCGCGACTGGCTGCTCAGCGAGCAAGCCGACGAGCACAGCTTGCGCGCCCTGGCGCCGGGCCTGACGCCGGAAATGGCGGCGGCGGTTTCGAAAATCATGCGCGTGCAGGACTTGGTGCTGGTGGCGCAGAAAATCCGCGTGGTCACCGCCTTTCGCGGCACCATGGGGCTGCGCGGACGGCTGTCGACGCGCCTGCAGCCCAACCACCCGACCGACGAGCCGGCCGGCATCGCCGCAAGCATCCTTGATGGCCTGCTGTACGGCAATGGCGATGCCATGATCGGCATCAACCCGGCCACCGACAGCATCGCCTCGATCTGCGCGCTGCTGGAGATGCTCGATGCGATCATCCAGCGCTACGACATTCCCACCCAATCCTGCGTGCTGACCCACGTCACCACCTCGATCGAGGCGATCAACCGTGGCATGCCGCTGGACCTGGTGTTCCAGTCCATCGCCGGCACCGAAGCGGCCAACGCCGGCTTCGGCATCAACCTCAACGTGCTTCAGGAAGGCTACGAGGCAGGCCTGTCGCTCAAGCGCGGCAAGGTCGGGCAGAACCTGATGTACTTCGAGACCGGCCAGGGCAGCGCGCTGTCGTCCAACGCGCACCATGGCGTCGACCAGCAGACCTGCGAGACCCGCGCCTACGCCGTGGCCCGCCACTTCAAGCCGTTCCTGGTCAACACCGTGGTTGGTTTCATCGGCCCGGAATACCTGTACAACGGCAAGCAGATCATCCGCGCCGGCCTCGAGGACCATTTCTGCGGCAAGCTGCTGGGCGTGCCGATGGGCTGCGACATCTGCTACACCAACCACGCCGAAGCCGACCAGGACGACATGGACACCCTGCTGACCCTGCTGGGCGTGGCCGGGATCAACTTCATCATGGGCATCCCCGGCTCGGACGACATCATGCTCAACTACCAGACCACCTCGTTCCACGACGCGCTCTACGCGCGCCAGACCCTGGGGCTGAAGCCCGGGCCGGAATTCGAGGCGTGGCTGGAGCGCACCGGCATCTTCACCCAGGCCGACGGCCGCATCCGCTTCGGCGACAACCTGCCGCCGGCCTTCCGCCAGGCCCTGGCGCAGCTTGCATAG
- a CDS encoding Mor transcription activator family protein: MLDDLAEQVSAAAAEAFGVSTDAANALGTDVAMRMVEQWGGQQLYMPKGVRIEASRMHHQIYEEWRGNNHRELARKYGFSLQFIYRVIKVLRKADLDSRQRDMFSPVGHD, from the coding sequence TTGCTTGACGATCTGGCTGAGCAGGTATCGGCCGCTGCTGCTGAGGCCTTCGGTGTGTCCACCGATGCAGCGAATGCGTTAGGCACTGACGTTGCAATGCGGATGGTCGAGCAGTGGGGCGGTCAGCAGCTGTACATGCCCAAAGGGGTGCGAATCGAGGCCTCGCGCATGCACCATCAGATCTATGAGGAGTGGAGAGGCAACAACCACCGAGAGCTCGCTCGCAAGTACGGGTTCTCGCTTCAGTTCATCTACCGAGTCATAAAGGTGTTGCGTAAGGCTGATCTGGATAGCCGACAACGTGACATGTTCAGCCCGGTCGGTCACGATTGA
- a CDS encoding gp16 family protein, giving the protein MNNASSSPDRLRLIKLIHVARRELRMDDDTYRLMLSGMKGLGGAVSSAKLSVPNLQRVLEELKTKGFKVRPNGKEKRPPAADPSSRKIRSLWLTLRDLGALRDASEQALVSFVQGRTGAKALQWLTADQASQVIEEMKKWVARIEREAK; this is encoded by the coding sequence GTGAACAATGCATCGTCTAGCCCGGATCGCCTGCGTTTGATCAAGCTTATCCATGTAGCCCGCCGCGAGCTGCGGATGGATGACGACACCTATCGCCTGATGCTGTCGGGTATGAAAGGGCTTGGAGGAGCAGTGTCGTCGGCCAAACTCAGCGTTCCAAACTTGCAGCGCGTTTTGGAAGAGCTGAAGACCAAAGGCTTCAAGGTCCGTCCAAACGGAAAGGAAAAGCGGCCGCCGGCCGCTGATCCCTCATCGCGCAAGATCCGTTCGCTCTGGCTCACCTTGCGCGATCTGGGCGCTCTCAGGGATGCCTCCGAGCAAGCACTGGTGAGTTTCGTACAAGGGAGAACCGGTGCGAAGGCGCTGCAGTGGCTGACGGCTGACCAGGCCAGCCAAGTAATCGAGGAAATGAAGAAGTGGGTCGCTCGCATTGAGCGGGAGGCCAAATGA
- a CDS encoding host nuclease inhibitor protein, whose amino-acid sequence MVEQSTISIDSIMEQVQVFASAWSLVDGPFDQGNALENAEEAKTDLREMLEAFCSNTDLKRVAEMLVTWHQRKMGNIEQVLSSPADTEIRLGETNPVVLTGEKLQGFRIGLIMARSWFENLPLKVTDNSPVEEE is encoded by the coding sequence ATGGTTGAACAAAGCACCATCAGCATTGACTCCATCATGGAGCAGGTCCAGGTCTTTGCCAGCGCTTGGTCACTGGTCGATGGCCCATTCGATCAGGGCAATGCCTTGGAAAACGCCGAAGAAGCGAAAACCGATTTACGCGAAATGTTAGAGGCCTTCTGCTCGAACACTGACTTGAAGCGTGTGGCCGAAATGCTGGTTACCTGGCATCAGCGGAAGATGGGGAACATTGAACAGGTCCTTTCATCACCAGCCGACACCGAGATTCGACTGGGCGAGACGAACCCCGTTGTGCTGACTGGTGAGAAGCTGCAAGGGTTCCGTATCGGCCTGATCATGGCTCGGTCTTGGTTCGAGAACCTCCCGCTTAAAGTCACTGACAACTCACCTGTCGAGGAGGAGTAG
- a CDS encoding DUF3164 family protein, with protein MTNNQQTQAVLIPAGFVMNAAGHLVPEHQVREHDKLRDGVARDLGNAAERISALLADFKKQALADIADLIAVSSERYGVQLGGQKGNVSITTYDGQYKIERAYADRIVFTEEIQAARELINQCISAWSEGANDHLRVLVDRAFRANRQGQLMVKDVLSLLRVEINDPAWKTAMDALKDSIQVNGTAVYIRVYKRQGNTDQYAPINLTLAGV; from the coding sequence GTGACCAATAACCAACAAACCCAGGCTGTCCTGATCCCGGCTGGCTTCGTGATGAATGCAGCAGGACACCTGGTGCCTGAGCACCAGGTCCGTGAGCATGACAAGCTGCGTGACGGTGTTGCCCGTGACCTGGGCAATGCTGCCGAGCGGATCAGCGCTTTGCTGGCCGACTTCAAGAAACAGGCGCTCGCCGACATCGCGGACCTGATTGCCGTCTCCTCCGAGCGATACGGCGTCCAGCTGGGAGGGCAGAAAGGTAACGTTTCAATCACCACCTATGATGGGCAGTACAAGATCGAACGCGCTTATGCAGATCGTATTGTCTTTACCGAGGAGATCCAGGCCGCCCGCGAACTGATCAACCAGTGCATCAGCGCTTGGTCAGAAGGAGCCAACGACCATTTGCGCGTACTGGTTGACCGCGCATTTCGGGCCAACCGCCAGGGCCAATTGATGGTGAAAGATGTCCTCAGTCTGCTGCGAGTTGAGATCAATGATCCAGCATGGAAGACAGCCATGGATGCGCTGAAAGACTCCATCCAGGTGAACGGCACCGCCGTTTACATCCGCGTCTACAAACGCCAAGGAAACACCGACCAGTACGCTCCTATCAACTTGACCTTGGCGGGGGTATGA